From a region of the Mus pahari chromosome 12, PAHARI_EIJ_v1.1, whole genome shotgun sequence genome:
- the Pam16 gene encoding mitochondrial import inner membrane translocase subunit TIM16 isoform X1, whose translation MAKYLAQIIVMGVQVVGRAFARALRQEFAASQAAADARGRAGHQSAAASNLSGLSLQEAQQILNISKLSPEEVQKNYEHLFKVNDKSVGGSFYLQSKVVRAKERLDEELRIQAQEDREKGQKPKT comes from the exons ATG GCCAAGTACCTGGCCCAGATCATTGTGATGGGTGTGCAGGTGGTGGGCAGAGCCTTTGCCAGGGCCCTGAGGCAGGAGTTTGCAG CAAGCCAGGCAGCCGCTGATGCCCGAGGGCGGGCTGGGCACCAGTCTGCAGCTGCATCCAatctctctggcctcagcctccaggaAGCCCAGCAGATTCTCAACATCTCCAAGCTGAGCCCTGAGGAGGTCCAGAAG AATTATGAACACCTATTTAAAGTGAATGACAAGTCCGTGGGTGGCTCTTTCTACCTGCAGTCAAAG gttGTCCGTGCAAAGGAACGCCTGGATGAGGAACTCCGAATACAAgcccaggaagacagagagaaagggcagaAGCCCAAAACGTGA
- the Glis2 gene encoding zinc finger protein GLIS2 isoform X1 has translation MHSLDEPLDLKLSITKLRAAREKRERTLGVVRHHALHRELGLVDDSPTPGSPGSPPPGFLLNPKFPEKVDGRFSAAPLVDLSLSPPSGVDSPNGSSSLSPERQGNGDLPPLPTAVDFQPLRYLDGVPSSFQFFLPLGSGGALHLPASSFLPPPKDKCLSPELPLAKQLVCRWAKCNQLFELLQDLVDHVNDHHVKPEQDARYCCHWEGCARHGRGFNASRYKMLIHIRTHTNEKPHRCPTCNKSFSRLENLKIHNRSHTGEKPYVCPYEGCNKRYSNSSDRFKHTRTHYVDKPYYCKMPGCHKRYTDPSSLRKHIKAHGHFVSHEQQELLQLRPTPKPPLPTPDSGSYVSGAQIIIPNPAALFGGPSLPGLPLPLPPGPLDLSALACGNGGGGGGGIGPGLPGSVLPLNLAKNPLLPSPFGGGGLGLPVVSLLGGSAGSKAEGEKGRGSVPARVLGLEDHKTPLERTERSRSRPSSDGLPLLPGTVLDLSTGNSAASSPEALTPGWVVIPPGSVLLKPAVVN, from the exons ATGCACTCCTTGGACGAGCCACTCGACCTAAAGCTGAGCATCACCAAGCTCCGAGcggcaagagagaagagagaaaggacacTGGGTGTGGTCCGGCATCATGCTCTGCATagggagctgggcctggtggacGACAGCCCCACCCCTGGCTCCCCAGGCTCCCCACCACCAG GTTTCCTGCTGAACCCCAAATTCCCTGAGAAGGTGGATGGACGCTTTTCTGCAGCCCCCTTGGTGGACCTCAGCTTGTCACCACCCTCTGGAGTGGACTCCCCGAATGGCAGCAGCTCCCTGTCCCCTGAGCGCCAGGGCAATGGGGACCTGCCTCCACTGCCTACTGCTGTG GATTTCCAGCCACTTCGCTATTTGGATGGTGTCCCCAGCTCCTTCCAGTTCTTCTTGCCCCTGGGTTCTGGTGGGGCTCTGCACCtacctgcttcctccttccttcctccccccaagGACAAGTGCCTCTCACCAGAGCTGCCCCTGGCCAAGCAGCTGGTGTGTCGATGGGCCAAG TGTAATCAGCTCTTTGAGCTCCTCCAAGACCTGGTTGACCATGTCAACGACCATCATGTCAAGCCGGAACAGGATGCTCGATACTGCTGTCATTGGGAGGGCTGTGCCCGCCATGGCCGTGGCTTCAATGCCAG CAGGTACAAGATGCTCATCCACATCCGGACGCACACCAACGAGAAGCCGCACCGATGCCCCACCTGTAACAAGAGCTTCTCCCGCCTGGAGAACCTGAAGATCCACAACCGCTCGCACACAG GTGAGAAGCCCTACGTCTGCCCCTATGAGGGCTGCAACAAGCGTTACTCCAACTCCAGTGACCGCTTCAAGCACACCCGTACCCACTACGTAGACAAGCCCTACTACTGCAAGATGCCCGGCTGTCACAAGCGCTACACGGACCCCAGTTCACTGCGCAAACACATCAAGGCCCATGGGCACTTTGTGTCACATGAGCAGCAGGAGCTCCTGCAGCTGCGCCCTACCCCTAAACCACCACTGCCCACCCCTGACAGTGGCTCCTATGTCAGCGGGGCTCAGATCATCATCCCGAACCCTGCTGCCCTTTTTGGAGGCCCCAGTCTGCCTGGCCTgcccttacctctgcctcctggccccCTTGACCTCAGTGCTCTGGCCTGTGGCaatggtggaggtgggggagggggtattgGCCCTGGGCTGCCAGGCTCTGTTCTGCCACTCAATCTGGCCAAGAACCCACTGTTGCCCTCACCCTTTGGGGGTGGTGGACTAGGCCTGCCTGTGGTCTCTCTCCTGGGTGGCTCTGCCGGTAGCAAGGCTGAGGGGGAGAAGGGTCGTGGGTCAGTGCCTGCCAGGGTCCTGGGCCTGGAAGACCACAAGACCCCCCTGGAGAGGACGGAGCGCAGTCGCTCCCGGCCAAGCTCTGATGGACTCCCCTTGCTCCCAGGCACTGTACTGGACCTGTCCACAGGCAACTCCGCAGCCAGCAGTCCGGAGGCGTTAACTCCTGGCTGGGTGGTCATTCCACCAGGGTCTGTGCTGCTTAAACCAGCTGTGGTAAACTGA
- the Glis2 gene encoding zinc finger protein GLIS2 isoform X2, translating to MHSLDEPLDLKLSITKLRAAREKRERTLGVVRHHALHRELGLVDDSPTPGSPGSPPPGFLLNPKFPEKVDGRFSAAPLVDLSLSPPSGVDSPNGSSSLSPERQGNGDLPPLPTAVDFQPLRYLDGVPSSFQFFLPLGSGGALHLPASSFLPPPKDKCLSPELPLAKQLVCRWAKCNQLFELLQDLVDHVNDHHVKPEQDARYCCHWEGCARHGRGFNARYKMLIHIRTHTNEKPHRCPTCNKSFSRLENLKIHNRSHTGEKPYVCPYEGCNKRYSNSSDRFKHTRTHYVDKPYYCKMPGCHKRYTDPSSLRKHIKAHGHFVSHEQQELLQLRPTPKPPLPTPDSGSYVSGAQIIIPNPAALFGGPSLPGLPLPLPPGPLDLSALACGNGGGGGGGIGPGLPGSVLPLNLAKNPLLPSPFGGGGLGLPVVSLLGGSAGSKAEGEKGRGSVPARVLGLEDHKTPLERTERSRSRPSSDGLPLLPGTVLDLSTGNSAASSPEALTPGWVVIPPGSVLLKPAVVN from the exons ATGCACTCCTTGGACGAGCCACTCGACCTAAAGCTGAGCATCACCAAGCTCCGAGcggcaagagagaagagagaaaggacacTGGGTGTGGTCCGGCATCATGCTCTGCATagggagctgggcctggtggacGACAGCCCCACCCCTGGCTCCCCAGGCTCCCCACCACCAG GTTTCCTGCTGAACCCCAAATTCCCTGAGAAGGTGGATGGACGCTTTTCTGCAGCCCCCTTGGTGGACCTCAGCTTGTCACCACCCTCTGGAGTGGACTCCCCGAATGGCAGCAGCTCCCTGTCCCCTGAGCGCCAGGGCAATGGGGACCTGCCTCCACTGCCTACTGCTGTG GATTTCCAGCCACTTCGCTATTTGGATGGTGTCCCCAGCTCCTTCCAGTTCTTCTTGCCCCTGGGTTCTGGTGGGGCTCTGCACCtacctgcttcctccttccttcctccccccaagGACAAGTGCCTCTCACCAGAGCTGCCCCTGGCCAAGCAGCTGGTGTGTCGATGGGCCAAG TGTAATCAGCTCTTTGAGCTCCTCCAAGACCTGGTTGACCATGTCAACGACCATCATGTCAAGCCGGAACAGGATGCTCGATACTGCTGTCATTGGGAGGGCTGTGCCCGCCATGGCCGTGGCTTCAATGCCAG GTACAAGATGCTCATCCACATCCGGACGCACACCAACGAGAAGCCGCACCGATGCCCCACCTGTAACAAGAGCTTCTCCCGCCTGGAGAACCTGAAGATCCACAACCGCTCGCACACAG GTGAGAAGCCCTACGTCTGCCCCTATGAGGGCTGCAACAAGCGTTACTCCAACTCCAGTGACCGCTTCAAGCACACCCGTACCCACTACGTAGACAAGCCCTACTACTGCAAGATGCCCGGCTGTCACAAGCGCTACACGGACCCCAGTTCACTGCGCAAACACATCAAGGCCCATGGGCACTTTGTGTCACATGAGCAGCAGGAGCTCCTGCAGCTGCGCCCTACCCCTAAACCACCACTGCCCACCCCTGACAGTGGCTCCTATGTCAGCGGGGCTCAGATCATCATCCCGAACCCTGCTGCCCTTTTTGGAGGCCCCAGTCTGCCTGGCCTgcccttacctctgcctcctggccccCTTGACCTCAGTGCTCTGGCCTGTGGCaatggtggaggtgggggagggggtattgGCCCTGGGCTGCCAGGCTCTGTTCTGCCACTCAATCTGGCCAAGAACCCACTGTTGCCCTCACCCTTTGGGGGTGGTGGACTAGGCCTGCCTGTGGTCTCTCTCCTGGGTGGCTCTGCCGGTAGCAAGGCTGAGGGGGAGAAGGGTCGTGGGTCAGTGCCTGCCAGGGTCCTGGGCCTGGAAGACCACAAGACCCCCCTGGAGAGGACGGAGCGCAGTCGCTCCCGGCCAAGCTCTGATGGACTCCCCTTGCTCCCAGGCACTGTACTGGACCTGTCCACAGGCAACTCCGCAGCCAGCAGTCCGGAGGCGTTAACTCCTGGCTGGGTGGTCATTCCACCAGGGTCTGTGCTGCTTAAACCAGCTGTGGTAAACTGA
- the Pam16 gene encoding mitochondrial import inner membrane translocase subunit TIM16 isoform X2, whose protein sequence is MGVQVVGRAFARALRQEFAASQAAADARGRAGHQSAAASNLSGLSLQEAQQILNISKLSPEEVQKNYEHLFKVNDKSVGGSFYLQSKVVRAKERLDEELRIQAQEDREKGQKPKT, encoded by the exons ATGGGTGTGCAGGTGGTGGGCAGAGCCTTTGCCAGGGCCCTGAGGCAGGAGTTTGCAG CAAGCCAGGCAGCCGCTGATGCCCGAGGGCGGGCTGGGCACCAGTCTGCAGCTGCATCCAatctctctggcctcagcctccaggaAGCCCAGCAGATTCTCAACATCTCCAAGCTGAGCCCTGAGGAGGTCCAGAAG AATTATGAACACCTATTTAAAGTGAATGACAAGTCCGTGGGTGGCTCTTTCTACCTGCAGTCAAAG gttGTCCGTGCAAAGGAACGCCTGGATGAGGAACTCCGAATACAAgcccaggaagacagagagaaagggcagaAGCCCAAAACGTGA